The window GCGGAATTTCTGCTAGAGTATCTGCTCTCGCATCTGAGCGACTACACTGTAAACAATAGCTTTTAATGGCCTCATATCCATGGCAATGTTGTTCACTGAGCTGAAATAggctatatataaataaatgttgccTAACTGTTATTGTGAAGTCAGAGCGCGCGCGCACTGACGCACCGGtcagtttctgttttgtattgCCTTATTTATACAACTAAATCCGGAGATTAAGATAATATTAACCAATGTTTAACCAATGAATATGTGTTCGCCGTCTCTCTTCGTTCtcctggagagagagagagagagagagagagagagagagagagcatatgGGCGTGAATTTTCCAGGCACCAGCTCCTCCAGGCTGAATTGCAACTCCCAAAATAGCAGCACTGCGAATTCTGGAtcctctgagaaaaaaaaatggctgaaGTAGTTTCACCAATAACTCGACAAGTAACTAAAGGAAGCCAGGAAAATGTGACCTgttttgtgaatattaatcTCAGAGACGTCGAAGACTGTTTAATTTACGACCGGCATGGAGTTTCTCTTCCGTTCAAGACCCTATACCAAGACAGGAAATCGGTCATAATTTTTGTGCGGGTAGGGAAAACTTCATTTGGCTTAACTTTGCTGATGAGTTATGGGTTCGCATAGGCACCCTACCTTAAGTTGCGTTTTTAACTGGGTCTTGATAGGCTTCAAAGTAGGTGAGCCTAAGTGTAGCTGGCCAGATGCTCCAAGAATTTCCTGTGGTGTGTTGGAAATGGACGAATGAAGAGATCGTTCTTCATAGGTGAAGACAGAGGGATAAATGTTATGGCGCAAGATGTGAATTTTTAAATGCAGTGATCTCTCTCATCACTACAGACTTTTAACATGTTATGTAATATGTGTCCCTGCAGAATTTCTTGTGCTACAGCTGTAAAGAGTATGCTGATGATTTGGGAAAAATACCCAGAGAAGTACTGGAGGTAAGTTCTGTTTAGTAAGGACCATTGCACTAGAGGCTATCAAAACAAAGAGCACAGCTGCAACACTGGCAGCAAAGGTGCTCAGTTGTAGCAATAGGAGGTCTGATGAGTATTAACATAAATAATTGATCATGAGAAATCCAAAATTCCATGTGTGTTGTTGCAGGATGCTGAAATTAGACTGGTCGTGATAGGTCAGTCCGCTTATCATCACATAAAGGTAAttattttgttatatatatacaccCACTGGACACTTGTTCAGCTGCTTGTTAAAGCAAATATCTGATCAGCCaaccacatggcagcaactcagtgcatttatgcATGCAGACATGGTCAAAACAACTCGCTGAAGTTttgaagaaaggtgatttaattGAGTCTGGTTTTGACATGTGGCCGCTCTATTGGAATTCTGCCACAGTGCCATCTctaaggtttacagagaatggtcgagaaaaaaaagggggaaatatccagtgagcaccAGTTGTCTGTGTGAAAAGTAAGAGGAGAATGTCCAGACTGCTTCGAGCTGATAAGAAGGCACGAGTAACtgaaataaccacttgttacaaccaaaatATGCAAAAGACCACACCTAgagccactcctgtcagctaagtacaggaaactgaggctgcaGTTTGCACAGGCTCAACAAAATCGGGCAATAGAGGTTTGAAAAAAAGCATTCTGGTCTCATGAGTCTCCAATTCTACTTCTACATTCAGATGATAGGAtctgaagtaaaaaaaagaatgaaagtgtGGATTGATTCTGAActgttcaggctgctggtggtatAATGGTGGAAGGCATATTTTCTTGGTACACCTTGGGCCACTTGGAACCAATTGAGTGTGATTTTAAACTCCGCAGCCTTCCCGAGTATTGATCTTGACCACGTCCATCCCTTTCTGACTACAGTATTCGCATCTTCTGATGGCTATTTCCAGCAGGATTACACATCAAAAAGCTCAGATAATCAAAACTAGTTCAAGGAACAAGAGAAAGAATTCACTATTCACTATATAAGAATTTCCACTACTGCAATCCAGTAGAACGTCTTTGGCATGATGGATGTGCAGCCATCAAAGCTGCaccaactgtgtgatgctatcaattcaatatgaaccaaaatctcTGTTGAATgtatgccacaaagaattaaggtcTAACTTTTGCAAGGTGTACCTATTACAGTGTCTGATGAGTGTATATAAATATCACAGCAGGCACTATAGTTTTCCAGACAAATGTACTCTTTCTTCTTGTTCTGTCATGTAGTCGTTCTGCTTGCTCACGGAGTATCCTTATGAAATATATGTGGACCCAGAGAGGCGCATTTACCAAAAGCTGGGGATGAAGAGAGAGGAGACATTCACAGACTCTGGTATGCAAAAACACTGTTGGAGTGTATAAGTAAGCTTATTTTGAGATGATAATGAAACTTTGTCTTTGTATCTGTGTTTGTGAACTCAGCACAGCCTAGTCCCCATGTGAAGTCTGGCGTTTTTATGGGCCAAATCAAGACTATATGGAGAGCCATGACTAGTCCTGCCTTTGATTTTCAGGGTGACCTACATCAACAAGGTGGAGCCATCATTGCAGGACCTGGTAAGTTggtctctctctatatataatGTCATGTGTTAATGTTGCCACTGCATTATATCTTATATCTTTTTTCTTCACACTCActgttttctccctctctaCAGGCTCCAAAGTCCATTTTTCCCATCTTGACATGAACCGCCTGGACCACATGCCCATCAACTGGCTCCTTCAGCTTGCAGGAGCTCAGAAAACGATTGACTTCAGCGATAAGCCGAAAATCATTCACATCTAGTTAGGTGCCTGCCTGAAAGTTTCATCCCACGTCACTGCTGTAATCACACATGGAGTGTATATACAATCAGCTTCAAACTCTAAGACGACTAAATGAGTTTCTGTTGCTTCTGTTGTGCATTTGAACTCAACTTGATTGACAAATAGTACATTACAATGACTTTATCAGCTTAACACACACCTCTCTCCTCTTCCCTCAACTGTCTTGGCTTTAATAACATCACTCAAACTGAAAGTGCATGCGGCAAGTTTGTGCAAAAACCGATAAGGCATGTTTTCCTGGCATGATCTGAAAGTGTTCCAAATATCTTCTTGAGAAATCAGTGAATGCTTGGCCTTTGCAGTGTCCCCTTTAAATGTTTAGCAGGGCTGAGGTCCAATGACTGTGGAGGAAAAAGTCAATGTCAGCCAACACTCTTTTTTTGTAGTCTTATATAGTTTTCAAGAAGTTCTTGCAAAACTTTGACAAATAAGACAACACGTCTAATTTGTCATTCTCTTTGTCCAACTCTATAGACAACCCTCCCAGAACTGAATATTTATGTTCTGTTTGTCTTCTTAAATACACCATTATGTTACAGACAGAAATCTCTAACTTGGATTCATCATTACattgattcccccccccccccccccccccacagtgGTCTACTGTTAAGTTACATTACTGTTGAGGATAGACAAATTGCAGCAAGAAGAGTTTTATCCGTAACAAATATTTCAGTCCCAGCATTCCCAagtatgttatttatttcaagGCTAGACACTGACCTGACCAAATGACCAAAAACCTGGGAGAGGTTAGAATCACTGGCCTTGCAAATAGTACAGTTTCATTAAAAAATGCACTACTGGCATTGTCCAGTGTCTCCAATCACATGTCAAGAGCTGATGATGGTTGTTCTTGATGCAGgaggattttctctgttttcagtcTGTGGTCTGAAACAGCAGTAAACCCTTATATTCCAGTGTGTTTTGTGGTATAATTATGTGCCTGTTTTGTAGTGATAAGACTGAATAGCAGCTGTTGCACTGATTTTACTACCTTGTCACATTCCCATTGCAATCTGCAAAGTTTATTATATtgtaaataaagacattttttttgttatttattggcTGCCATATATGATCTACAGTGCAAGGCCAGAGCACGGTTGCATTCAAATAGGAAAAACTCTGGCATCAAGGACTACATTTCCAATATGTTATCTATTGGTACAGcaccagctgctgcagctgaacgGTGAAGGGTGGGCATTGGACATCTAATCCCGATACGTCACTTGCAGGGGATTCAGAAAGCAGAAACCTGCCCCTGTTCACAGACGTCACCACCAGAGAGGTTGGAACGGGTAACTGGAAGCACGCAGACACAGGCAGACCATCGGGGGCGAGACATGACATATTAGCGCGTCGACAACACGAGGACAAGCCGCCGCACTGTGAAGCGCAGGGGTGTCTGTCGCTGCTGCACGGGAATGTCCAGCAGCCCTGAGGAGAAAAAATGAAGCGCAAGAGCGAAAGGAGGCGAGCCGAGTCGAGGAAAAAGCGCTGTGCAGCTCACAGCAGCTCAGAGGCGGAGCCAAACTCTGATATTTACATTGAGATAACAGGTAAGGGGGTCTGCAGAATGCACCCGGTCAACTTTGCGCACAGTTGGCAAATGCACGAAAGCGCGCACTACAGGcgaaacccccccaaaaatgtCGTGCACTGACCATTGTGTGTGAAcgtctttgatttttttccctgctTTTGTCCTCTCATGGCGACACCGTCTGTCCCTTTAATGTTATTACAGCGGGTTTTGCCTCGATTTACCTTAGCTCCGTGCACATGAAACCTCCAACAATGAGCAGTTTTACTCGGGTATTTAATTTCAGAGCAGGGAATTGCGGCAGAGTTGCACCTTTTTGTTTTATGAAGTCGGTGTGAGGTGCGAGTGCATACTTAGAGGTGGTTTGCTGTATCAATGTCATAAATATCACAGTCAACCCACTGTCAGTtccatttatgttttattttcatatctTTATGGCGTTTCCTGGTTCCCACATCCTCGGTGAGCTGAAAGAGGGGAGGTTCGTCGAAGTAGAAATCACAAATCTGACTGGCTAAGAGATCGTCCTAGCAACCGCTTGGGCAACGATCCCAGGGCCTATCATGTGTCTAATATCAAGAACTTTAAACTGAACTAGGCGGGGCAGAGCCTGACGTACGCGTTTGTCTACCAATCACGTAGTCCTCTGCATCTCTTGCAGCCAATAGCGTCCCGAGAACCGCCTCAGGGGAGGGGTCGCGCAGAGCTCATTTTTAGCAGAGTACGCACTTAGACACGAAACTCTCCGTCCTTCCCTCTTCGGCAAGTGACTTTCTCCACTTTAAAAGACTAAAGAAACCTTCCTTATCccttttaaatttacattttgcCACTTTAAACTTAACTATTCgcgttttatttttattttttttacctagcATGCGAAAGTCTCAGTGAAGAAAGTCACCCCGTGTGTTTCTGTATAAAAACGTCATGTTCAAAACAGTTTGCAAGATGACCGCGGACGATGTTTCGTCAGTGTGCATTGAGTTCATCAAAGGTAAGTCGCgagaaaaaatacttttaaaaagtattagacgaagagagttttttttaataatcagcAGCATGCATGTGTTTACATGACAAAAAACAAGTAACTGcctttattttaatgttgtcCCCTCCCTCTTCCCCTGTCATGTTCCTCCAGATCAACTGTATTTTGCCATACTTCAGCAAAAGATCAAGAGCACAGCTGAAAGACACTGTTTCTGCATCGATGAAGAACTGGCATATGAGAAGTGAGTAGTCATACTCACCACTTACTTGGATTACTAGTTTCCATATCGTGTGTgtcccctttctttctttcttcctttctctcCTTTTGGTCTGAGTGCCATAAAATAGGCACACCTCATGTTATCAAATGCTGATCTTTAACAGTAGGGTTTGTGTGAGTAGATGTGTACATAACTTGCCCCTTACTGTGATGTTACGCAATGTCATGGTGCATTGCAAAAGATATTCAACTTCAAAGCCAGTGGAAGAGGTTCCACTACTTGCTATTTTAGCAACATCAGGGCTTTTAAAGGATGGCTCACTAGGACAGGACTGACCTTTTAAAGTTTATGCTAGTGTTACAAAAAGACCTGGTGCTTGCAGCTTTTTGTCCTGTTCTGATTGACCCATGATGTTTCTAAATATAGCCTTtactctgtcagtgtttttacagTGTGAATCTTGGGTAGCCGATTCTGTCTAGTGAAACTTCCCTAGAGATGATAGCTGGCTGCATAAATAGCCACTGACACACTCTTTGTtctctgctttctctctctccctctcttagCTTCTATGCGGACTTTGGTCCCCTTAACCTGGCCATGTTTTATCGCTTCTGCTGCAAGCTGACAAAGAAGCTCAAGGTAAAGTAAACTGATGCTCTTAATTTGCAGTTCCtgtaagggggggggggttcaatCAATAGCTTTTTATACCTACAGTAGGTAAACAAAGTAAAGTAGTGTTTGGGCTTTTATGTAATACAGTCAGCTGTCTTATTGTTTAATCTATGTACCTAATAGTGCAAACATGTTTGCGTTATTGCTTTGTGCTGAGACAGTTTACGTGTATTTGCATGTGAGCTGGAAAAGATGCTGATCACAGGCTGGGGCAGCTGAGCTCCTGTGCATGATTGATTTATTGATGGTTGTCCAGCCTTTTCAATTTAAGATATCTTTGCTTGTTGATCCTTGGTAGACCTAATGAATAACTTTTCAGTTATACAGGTAatcattttttttgtcactcaaataaataaagaatcacCTGTAATTTCATGTTGTTAATGTATTTGTGCAGTCCATTACACTCTCAAGGAAGAAGATCATATTTTATACATGTGGAGATCAGAAGAAGCAAGCCAATGCTGCCTATCTAATAGGCTCATATGCAGTAAGTTGTTTGCAAACATGTGTATTACAAATAACTTATGGACTTGTGCTGTGCCTAATGTAACAGAAATTATATTAGCATGTAATACATATGGCATTTGCTGATTGCACATTTGTATTTATAGGTAATGCATCTAAATATGTTGCCAGAGGAGGCCTACAGTCTGCTGATGTCAAGAAATTCATCATATATTCCATTCAGGTAACAGTTTGCAAAACAATTTTTACTCAgactaatttaataataacagttTTAACTGCCATTCgcattttaatttgattttcaaGTGTCTCTGACTGAAAGTATAAGTTTCTGGTTTCAGCCTCTCTTCATTAATCAAGGAGACTGTTAAGTGATAAGAGGAGCTGGGTGGGAGGGTTAAACTATACTGATTAAAGGAAAATGATAATAGATTAATTTCTATTCtagttattgttttttcttaaagGGGACCTATTAAGCTAAATTTCCAGTTCCAGGTTTCTCTTACTGGACTTTACTAGAGTTTCTCTGCACCATTCACAAATTAAAATAACACTTAGTTATAAATAGCAGACATTGGTGCAAGCTTGTAAAAAAATTTAGCTCATTTTAGCTCTGCCTTTGAGCTaaatttcttctgattggcttacCTCAAAAGCATGTTATCATATCATTATAACTATCcaaaaagaagtaaaacataTTGGAAACCAAGGTTATAGAGCAGTCAGAAGCTTAAATTCACATAGGTTTCCTGCAGACATTGTTTAATATAAGCATCCACCATTGTAACAACATGTGTTTAACAGAAAATTTGAAATCATAATAGGTCCACTTTAACATACCTCAATGAAATTGCACAGCAAATTAAATATTGGAGCACTGTTTAGCCCCAACTACAACACAAGATTAAAGCACAATGCTACTGTGGCTCATCAGAATTATGACAGGGACCTTTAAGAGGAGGGGTCACACATGCTTTttgagagggaaagagagaaaaagttcAGAATAAGAAGAAGTGATATCATATTCAGTGTTTAAATGAATATGAAATCCCATGTATGTTGTGCAGAAccttaaatatgttttatattttacagaGATGCTTCATTTGGAACCTGCATGTACAATCTGAACATCCTAGACTGTCTTCGTGGTGTGCACAAAGTATGTCATTTAAAGAATGAAttccttttctttgttgtaTTAACACACCCTAACAAAATGACTTTCAATTCAACGCTCCGCTAGGCTTTGCATTATGGCTGGCTCGACTTCTCTAACTTTGATGTGGAAGAATATGAGCACTATGAGAGAGCAGAAAATGGAGACTTGAACTGGATCATTCCAGGAAAGTTCCTTGCATTCAGTGGGCCGCATCCAAAAAGCAAAATAGAGAATGGTAATTAAAGTACATTACAGGACTATGTCTCACCACATTTTAACACATCCTGAACTCACAAGAATGTTTTCCTTTCTTATTTTAGGGTACCCTTTGCACGCTCCTGAGGCCTACATCCCATACTTCAGGAAGCACAACATCACTACCATCATCAGACTCAACAAGAAGATGTATGATGCCCGACGTTTTACAGACTCTGGGTTTGAACATCAGGACCTCTTCTTTGTGGATGGAAGCACACCGAATGATTCTATTGTTAGGACGTTTCTCAACATCTGTGAGAACGCTGAAGGAGCCATTGCAGTCCACTGTAAAGGTAGGTTTTTTTTGGTGCAAGACGTACTTGTAGCTACATAAACCTTGCTCGGTTTCCTGTTTACGGCACAATTTCAATGCACActacttttcttttgttttagctGGGCTAGGAAGGACTGGTACTCTGATTGCCTGCTATATGATGAAACATTACCGCCTAACTGCAGCAGAGGCCATCGCTTGGATACGGATCTGCCGACCAGGGTCCATCATTGGACCTCAGCAGAACTTTGTTGAAGAGTAAGTGTTCACTAGAGCAGGACtttcaaaatgtcacattttaaaaaatctttaaatactttcaaagtattttgtattgataCATATCTGAGATTAAACTAGATAAATTAACCACAGTTTAAGTTTTATAGCTGTGGTTTGAAACAACACTGTTTCAGGCAACAAATTATTAGATGATGAAAAATCTTAAAGTCATGTGATTTTTGGTTTGGCAAGAAAATCATTGTGTGGTTTGTGTATCAGGAAGCAGAACAGTCTGTGGGCAGAAGGAGATGTTTTCCGCGAGAAGATGCTGAATGAACGTGAGAATGGTAAGATGGCTGTAACCAGGATCCTATCTGGAGTGGATGACATAACCATCAATGGGAGCAACAAGAACAGAGGATCCAAGAAAGAAGAGATGGAAATGGTGAGTTTGAAACCAAAGTCTTAAGTCTTTCATTCTAATAATTCATTCTGctcattgtttttctcttttttttgcagtacaatgatgaagaggagagaAATGGCCTAACACAGGGTGATAAATTACGAGCTCTTAAGAGCAAGAGGCAGGCCAGATCATCTTCGGGTTCACTATCGTAAGTATCCAGGCAGCCTGCAAGCCTCATCATGCATCACACCATTGTGCTGTAGTACAGTAAAATGAGCGAATCAGTCCCTTGGATCATTACATGTATACAGTAGTGTTTTTCAAAGCATAAAAAAGATGACCAGGAAGTGACCATGTAGGATTTCTTTGGTTACATTTATCATTTCGTTGGGTAAGCTTTCTGTCTTCCTCAGTAACTTCTTCCAGGTAGTCCGCTTTGGGAGTCGGGTTTGAGGATTTGGCAGGGCTGCCCTCATTTAACCATGCCATACAATTTCATCCTAATACTGTACTTTAAACCGTTTGGAATATCTGCATTATTTTAAtaaccatgtttcttttttcaaatttcATCTCATACGGATAGAGTATAATAAAGTCATCCTATTACCATGTGTAATCAGTGAGGATAAACAATAAGATGAGAAAGTGGTAGCCCAGATACTTAGGCTCAAAGTGACACAGTTGTTTGCAGGGTTGGATTTTAGTTATCTGATATACACTTTTCCAGGAAAAACTGTTTTGTGGGTTGAATTTAGAAAGGCATGAACAATGTGGAAGCTAAAGATGATAGCTCTATGAAAATCTTTTGCTAAAGTGCTGATGGTGTGTAAGCTGTGTTCTTTGGTCAGAAGCttaaaaaagttcagtttgGACAAAAGCATATGTAAGCCAAGTCAATATAAAGCTTATCTGTCACTAGGTTATCATGAAATCAGTAGGTCACTCATTCAAGTCAACAGAAAGTTTTTCTATAGATAAACTTTGTAGCTGAGACAACAAATATTGATTAGCTTTTCTAATTctttgaaaaaagaagaaagaaaggaaaaaaagaaacgatCAGCCGTATTTGGACAACTATGACGTGAGCTTCCCGCTCTATGCCAGTGGGGGGTGCTAAAGTGCAAAACCTAACCCTCTACTGAACAACAACGTCATTAAAAGATTATTAAAATTTCCTctattgttgtttttctgccCAAGTCCACATCATTTGTGTCCATATAATTCAAAGCTGTGGAAGGTTGGTCAGTATGGCAGAGTATGGTTGACCGGCCTCTGCCAATGTACCCATATGGCTTTGGCTTTTGTTGTCCCATGTCAGGCAGGTGGTAGTGTTCTGCTGCAGCCTCATGGGCACGGTGTGGCCGATGTGTTGCCTGCCGTTCAAAAGATagcagagagaggcagagaaagagttggggagaggaaaaacagagagaggatGTGAGGTTTTGTACGTTGGAGGTAAGTGCACGTCAGTTCCTTTCTAGCCGACAtcctcttcctgtttaaaaaatatatatattggtAAGCCAGCGAATGGTGTGACAGATTTGAagttatccttttttttttttttctctctcttccttttcttttcttttgatgACTGGTGTGAAGAGGTTATGCACTTAGTGGATGCATTACATTTACACGCCTTTCATTATCTGCCTCATGGACACACCGAGCTGTTCTGCTTTGATATCAAGGCATATCTGTGGTATCCTCTGAGTCACAATAAAAGCTCTCAAGTTAACAGCACCAATTATTCAACCAATCACGGTTTTAAATAAGATCGGGATTAGTTGAATTCAATGTTTTATTGCTTTGCTTGCACGACTGACTTGGCTCACATCAAGATAAAGTCTGAATCAGGGAAGCTTTGACCTTGTTCTCATCTGCAGTACGTAATTCCTCATTGCTTGGTAAAGTAGTGAATTTGCCAgctgattcattaatgtttagGTGTAAATTGGCAGTAGTTCTTTGGTACTGGACTAAGCTATGATTTCGAGTGTTTTGTGAGTTTAATTAGTGTCTTTAAATTCTGTTATTTGGATAGTAAAATCCTCCAGATCCTCGTTATCACATAAAGCATTAGAAAAACATTGTGGGCTAGGGGCTATGGGCTAGGTAGTTGCACGAAAACAGAGAGTTGAGGCTGAAGGGAGATTTGCTTGCACTACAGGCCATATGCTGCTGCAGGGAATGCATTGCTACACATCTAATGCTCCATTTCCAGCTGAGCATCACCATCTGGCTCCACTGTTTGGTTTATTATGCAACACCAATATGCATGTTAAACTCCAGGGACGATTAGAACGATGACTGTCAGAACTTCTTCACTTTTCTGCCTCTTCACGCATGGCAACAGGCATGAAACCCTTGGACATGCACGCATGCACAtgcctctgtgtttgtgtctaacATGTACTTAATGCTGGGCTGGGATCATTGTCAGTTGcctgttgtttttccattgcTCTTGTGACTGGATCAGTGTATGCATACCATCTGAGCTTTGTTTACTCTTGCAGGAGTCCATCTCTGTTAGCTTCTATTAAAAGTGTGGGACAGAGTTTAGAAATGGGTGCTTAATTCTTGTAGGATCTGACTATTTTTAGATGTTTCTGTTAAACAGAGCCCATCTCCTTCATTGGCAGGCTTATATCAGTCACTACAATTTCAGTACCAGGGATACTATTTAATGTCTGTAAATGCTGCCTggggttcttttttttcctagaaTCGTGTTTTATTTTCAAGTACTTTTGAGGAGCTTACGATACAAAAAAACTCACTcctatatttattataaatatgtAGAACTTAAgtaaaataaagttgttttttttttcctcaagtaAGTTAACCTACTTTAAACTTCCTACATTAGTTGGGTTC is drawn from Maylandia zebra isolate NMK-2024a linkage group LG12, Mzebra_GT3a, whole genome shotgun sequence and contains these coding sequences:
- the cdc14b gene encoding dual specificity protein phosphatase CDC14B isoform X3 — encoded protein: MFKTVCKMTADDVSSVCIEFIKDQLYFAILQQKIKSTAERHCFCIDEELAYENFYADFGPLNLAMFYRFCCKLTKKLKSITLSRKKIIFYTCGDQKKQANAAYLIGSYAVMHLNMLPEEAYSLLMSRNSSYIPFRDASFGTCMYNLNILDCLRGVHKALHYGWLDFSNFDVEEYEHYERAENGDLNWIIPGKFLAFSGPHPKSKIENGYPLHAPEAYIPYFRKHNITTIIRLNKKMYDARRFTDSGFEHQDLFFVDGSTPNDSIVRTFLNICENAEGAIAVHCKAGLGRTGTLIACYMMKHYRLTAAEAIAWIRICRPGSIIGPQQNFVEEKQNSLWAEGDVFREKMLNERENGKMAVTRILSGVDDITINGSNKNRGSKKEEMEMYNDEEERNGLTQGDKLRALKSKRQARSSSGSLSQEENKMHTRSSSQSLSGVILQASFQSCKTSVSPLALSDQSDSRKRTRTSLPANGTGGSSLCNTRLVRSLGNLHVVAGGKDPMCCEPCDSHRQTASVTTNLGSPISLSMGQVHLQTYRLQRM